The Flavobacterium sp. 123 genome contains a region encoding:
- the metF gene encoding methylenetetrahydrofolate reductase [NAD(P)H], translated as MKVTQHIENAKGETLFSFEIVPPQKGKNIQELYDNIDPLMEFKPPFIDVTTSREEYIYVDKGNGLLNKQLTRMRPGTLGICASIKHKYQVDTVPHLICGGFTREETEYMLVDCNYLGINNVMALRGDAMKDEQSFVPKEGGNKYAVDLVDQIYQLNQGKYLHELMDIDNKADFCIGVAGYPEKHLESPSLISDLKRLKEKVDAGADYVVTQMFFDNTKYFEFVAKAREIGITVPIIPGIKPIAVQRHLQILPQIFRIDLPEDLINAIDKCKTPADIRQVGIEWAIQQSLELKAAGVPVLHYYSMGKSENIRQIASKVF; from the coding sequence ATGAAAGTAACACAACATATAGAAAATGCTAAAGGAGAAACATTATTCTCTTTTGAGATTGTTCCGCCTCAAAAAGGCAAAAATATTCAGGAATTATACGATAATATTGATCCGTTGATGGAGTTTAAACCTCCTTTTATTGATGTAACTACTTCTCGTGAAGAGTATATTTATGTGGATAAAGGCAATGGTTTATTGAATAAGCAATTAACTAGAATGCGCCCTGGAACATTGGGAATTTGTGCTTCTATCAAACATAAATATCAAGTAGATACTGTGCCGCATTTAATATGTGGTGGTTTCACTAGAGAAGAAACAGAGTACATGTTAGTAGATTGTAATTATTTAGGAATTAACAATGTGATGGCTCTTCGTGGTGATGCAATGAAAGACGAACAATCTTTTGTGCCTAAAGAAGGAGGGAATAAATATGCTGTTGATTTAGTAGATCAAATTTATCAATTGAATCAAGGTAAATATTTACATGAACTAATGGATATTGATAACAAGGCTGATTTTTGTATTGGTGTTGCGGGTTATCCTGAAAAGCATTTAGAATCTCCTTCCTTGATTTCAGATTTGAAAAGATTGAAAGAGAAAGTAGATGCAGGAGCGGATTATGTGGTAACTCAAATGTTTTTTGACAATACTAAATACTTTGAATTTGTAGCTAAAGCAAGAGAAATTGGTATCACGGTTCCAATTATTCCTGGAATTAAACCTATCGCTGTTCAAAGACATTTGCAAATATTACCTCAAATATTTAGAATTGATTTACCCGAAGATTTGATAAATGCGATTGATAAATGCAAAACACCTGCTGATATCAGACAAGTAGGAATAGAATGGGCAATTCAACAATCATTAGAATTGAAAGCAGCAGGAGTTCCTGTGCTGCATTATTATTCTATGGGAAAATCAGAAAACATCCGACAAATAGCAAGTAAAGTTTTTTAA
- the gldA gene encoding gliding motility-associated ABC transporter ATP-binding subunit GldA, protein MSIEVNNISKSYGAQKALDNISFSVKKGEVVGFLGPNGAGKSTLMKILTTYIAADEGSATVNGFDVNTQAKSVQQSIGYLPEHNPLYLDLYVREYLAFNADVYKVAKSRIEEVIQLTGLSSESHKKIGQLSKGYRQRVGLANALLHNPDVLILDEPTTGLDPNQLIEIRNLIKNVGKDKTVFLSTHIMQEVEAICDRVIIINNGKIAADKKLENLITEATEQIIEVEFDKKVAEQVIAKIENLSSYKNTNEMIWELTFKTDKDMRPIVFDFANSNGLKTLQLNQKNKNLETVFREITK, encoded by the coding sequence ATGTCAATAGAAGTAAATAACATCTCTAAAAGTTACGGTGCCCAAAAAGCATTGGACAACATTTCCTTTTCTGTAAAAAAAGGCGAAGTGGTAGGTTTCTTAGGGCCAAATGGCGCTGGAAAATCGACTTTAATGAAAATATTGACAACTTATATTGCAGCTGATGAAGGCTCTGCTACAGTAAATGGATTTGATGTCAACACACAAGCCAAATCTGTACAACAATCCATCGGATATTTACCAGAACACAACCCGCTATATCTGGATTTATATGTACGAGAATATTTAGCTTTTAATGCTGATGTTTATAAAGTTGCTAAATCTAGAATTGAAGAAGTAATTCAATTAACTGGTTTATCTTCTGAAAGTCATAAAAAAATAGGACAATTATCCAAAGGATATCGTCAACGTGTAGGTCTTGCCAATGCCTTACTCCATAATCCAGATGTTTTGATTCTTGATGAACCAACTACAGGTTTAGATCCCAACCAATTAATCGAAATCAGGAATCTGATTAAAAACGTAGGGAAAGACAAAACTGTTTTTCTTTCTACACACATTATGCAAGAAGTCGAAGCCATTTGTGACCGCGTTATTATTATTAATAATGGAAAAATTGCAGCCGATAAAAAACTAGAAAACTTAATTACCGAAGCTACAGAACAAATTATTGAAGTTGAATTTGATAAAAAAGTAGCCGAACAAGTTATTGCAAAAATTGAAAATCTTTCTTCTTATAAAAACACGAACGAAATGATTTGGGAATTAACATTCAAAACCGACAAAGACATGCGTCCAATAGTTTTTGATTTTGCCAATTCAAATGGTTTGAAAACCTTACAACTCAATCAGAAAAACAAGAATTTAGAAACTGTTTTTAGAGAGATAACAAAATAA
- a CDS encoding M28 family peptidase has product MKNKSIWLFLFLGFLAHAQEKPVILQKEIVRIETELASDKMMGRAIFTEGIGLASTFIENEFKKTGLVYFKDLKNYRQAFVVEEKNANNVIGILPGRSKPEEYVVFSAHYDHLGLVDAVNAGDDVVYNGANDDASGTTAVIALAKYFKELNQNERTIVFVAFTGEEVGGFGSAFFSKNIDPNKVVAMFNIEMIGTESKWGKNSAYITGFEKSDFGAILQKNLKGTAFNFNPDPYPQEQLFYRSDNARLAALGVPAHTISTSKMDIEPNYHKLSDAVSTLDLDNMTEIIKAIAMSSWSIVNGEEAPLRVKKLKMN; this is encoded by the coding sequence ATGAAAAATAAAAGTATTTGGTTGTTTTTGTTTTTAGGTTTTTTAGCGCATGCACAGGAAAAACCAGTAATTCTTCAAAAAGAAATTGTGAGAATTGAAACGGAGTTGGCTTCAGATAAAATGATGGGAAGAGCAATTTTTACAGAAGGAATAGGTTTAGCTTCTACGTTTATTGAAAATGAATTTAAAAAGACGGGTCTTGTTTATTTTAAGGATTTAAAAAATTACCGACAAGCGTTTGTTGTTGAAGAGAAAAACGCAAATAATGTCATTGGGATTCTTCCTGGAAGGTCAAAGCCAGAGGAATATGTTGTTTTTTCGGCGCATTACGACCATTTAGGTTTAGTTGATGCAGTTAATGCTGGTGATGATGTTGTTTATAATGGTGCAAATGATGATGCTTCAGGGACAACAGCTGTGATAGCTTTGGCAAAGTATTTCAAAGAATTAAATCAAAATGAACGCACTATAGTATTTGTAGCTTTTACTGGTGAAGAGGTTGGTGGTTTTGGTTCCGCTTTTTTCTCCAAAAATATAGATCCGAATAAAGTAGTTGCCATGTTTAATATTGAAATGATAGGCACGGAAAGTAAATGGGGCAAAAACTCCGCATATATTACTGGTTTTGAGAAATCAGATTTTGGAGCTATTTTACAGAAAAACTTGAAAGGAACTGCTTTTAATTTTAATCCAGATCCATATCCGCAAGAACAGCTTTTCTATAGATCTGATAATGCTAGACTGGCAGCTTTAGGAGTTCCTGCGCATACAATTTCAACTTCAAAAATGGATATTGAGCCTAATTATCATAAATTGAGTGATGCGGTTTCTACTTTGGATTTAGATAATATGACTGAGATTATAAAAGCAATCGCAATGAGTTCTTGGTCAATTGTGAACGGAGAAGAAGCTCCTTTGAGGGTTAAAAAGCTAAAAATGAATTGA
- a CDS encoding prephenate dehydratase: MRTKIAIQGIKGSFHHQVAQEYYQKNVDVDECLSFEELVSSLISGKSDQAVMAIENSIAGPIIPNYALIDKNNLHIIGEHYMDIHQNLMALKGQKIEDILEVHSHPMALLQCMEFLKKYPNIKIVEDKDTAETARRIHEKQLKGIAAIASKTASEMYDLEILAPEIQTINNNMTRFVIINKEDNFVSKEEINRASIKFELDHKRGSLAAVLNVMSDCKLNLTKIQSLPKIETPWKYSFFVDVTFDKYEDYAKAKSLLEIMAEYFKVLGEYKNTKP; the protein is encoded by the coding sequence ATGAGAACAAAAATTGCGATACAAGGTATAAAAGGATCTTTCCATCATCAGGTGGCTCAAGAATACTATCAAAAGAATGTTGACGTAGATGAGTGCTTGTCGTTTGAAGAATTGGTTTCCAGTTTGATTTCAGGTAAATCAGATCAGGCGGTTATGGCAATTGAGAATTCTATTGCTGGTCCAATTATCCCTAATTATGCCTTAATTGATAAGAATAATTTACATATAATTGGAGAGCATTACATGGATATTCATCAAAATTTAATGGCTCTGAAAGGTCAAAAAATAGAGGATATTTTAGAAGTTCATTCTCATCCAATGGCATTATTGCAATGTATGGAGTTCTTGAAAAAATATCCAAATATTAAAATAGTTGAGGATAAAGACACTGCTGAAACAGCAAGAAGAATACATGAAAAGCAATTAAAGGGTATTGCTGCAATTGCTAGCAAAACGGCTTCGGAAATGTATGATTTAGAAATTTTGGCGCCAGAAATTCAGACGATTAATAATAATATGACACGATTTGTTATTATTAATAAAGAAGATAATTTTGTTTCAAAAGAAGAGATAAACAGAGCTTCTATCAAGTTTGAATTGGATCATAAACGCGGAAGTTTAGCAGCCGTATTAAATGTAATGAGTGATTGCAAATTGAATTTAACTAAGATTCAGTCCTTGCCGAAAATAGAAACGCCTTGGAAATATTCGTTTTTTGTGGATGTTACTTTCGATAAATATGAAGATTATGCTAAAGCAAAATCATTGTTAGAGATTATGGCAGAGTATTTTAAAGTATTAGGAGAATATAAAAATACAAAGCCGTAA
- a CDS encoding aminotransferase class I/II-fold pyridoxal phosphate-dependent enzyme produces the protein MITTAKRLDIIEEYYFSSKLREVRQLASEGKPIINMGIGSPDLKPSQEVIDAIVSAMQDENAHQYQSYQGLPELRKGMADFYQNNFDVQLNPNTEILPLMGSKEGIMHISLAFLNEGDQVLIPNPGYPTYTSVTNLVGAVPVYYDLKEVNNWEPDFEALEKLDLSKVKIMWIGYPHMPTGARGSLQLFEKLVAFAKKHNILLVNDNPYSFVLNDNPMSLLQVEGAKEVALELNSLSKTFNMAGWRVGMVLGNAACIDAVLKVKSNMDSGMFYGIQKGAIEALKSEQSWFDSMNAVYQKRRILTEQLAEKLGCEVYREGVGLFVWAKLPEGVTSAEDFIDKILYEKSIFITPGTIFGSNGEGYIRFALCVKEEKVQEAIERF, from the coding sequence ATGATTACAACAGCAAAACGTCTGGATATAATTGAAGAATACTATTTTTCATCAAAACTTAGAGAAGTGAGACAACTGGCTTCTGAGGGAAAACCAATCATTAATATGGGAATTGGTAGTCCAGATTTGAAGCCTTCTCAAGAGGTAATTGATGCGATAGTTTCGGCTATGCAAGATGAAAATGCACATCAATATCAGAGTTATCAAGGATTGCCAGAATTAAGAAAGGGAATGGCTGATTTTTATCAAAATAACTTTGATGTTCAGTTGAATCCGAATACTGAAATTTTGCCTTTGATGGGTTCTAAAGAAGGAATTATGCATATTTCATTGGCTTTCTTGAATGAAGGGGACCAAGTTTTGATTCCAAATCCAGGATATCCAACCTATACTTCGGTGACGAATTTAGTAGGAGCGGTGCCCGTTTATTACGATTTGAAAGAAGTTAATAATTGGGAGCCTGATTTTGAAGCTTTGGAAAAATTAGATTTATCTAAAGTTAAAATTATGTGGATTGGTTATCCACACATGCCAACAGGCGCAAGAGGAAGTTTACAATTGTTCGAAAAATTAGTGGCTTTCGCCAAAAAACATAACATTTTGTTAGTTAATGACAATCCATATAGTTTTGTTTTGAATGACAATCCGATGAGCTTGTTACAAGTTGAAGGAGCAAAAGAGGTAGCTTTAGAATTGAATTCTTTGTCTAAAACCTTCAATATGGCAGGTTGGAGAGTTGGAATGGTTTTAGGAAATGCAGCTTGTATTGATGCCGTTTTGAAAGTAAAAAGCAACATGGACAGCGGAATGTTTTATGGAATTCAAAAAGGAGCAATCGAAGCTTTAAAAAGTGAGCAATCTTGGTTTGATTCTATGAATGCCGTTTACCAAAAAAGAAGAATTTTAACGGAGCAATTGGCCGAGAAATTAGGTTGTGAAGTTTATAGAGAAGGAGTTGGATTATTTGTATGGGCGAAATTGCCAGAAGGAGTAACTTCAGCAGAAGATTTTATTGATAAAATATTATACGAAAAATCGATTTTTATCACGCCAGGTACAATTTTTGGTAGTAATGGAGAAGGATATATTCGATTTGCACTTTGTGTGAAAGAAGAAAAAGTTCAAGAAGCAATAGAAAGGTTTTAG
- a CDS encoding prephenate dehydrogenase, producing the protein MNIHVIGIGLIGGSMVLDIKGLYPEAKIYGIDSNENHLQQAIAIGVIDAGATFENLAEADFVIVSVPVDVALTVLPKVLDVIGEKTIVFEVGSTKTPICEAVANHPRRRNFIATHPIAGTEFSGPSAAIKGLFQGKTNIICEVEKTTFKLQEKALQLFTAMGMRIRYMDPKSHDKHIAYVSHLSHISAFMLGKTVIDKEKDEQDIFDMAGSGFESTVRLAKSSPAMWTPIFKQNKKQVVKTLEEYISNLSKFKELLENEDYDAIYNEMQSVNKIKEILNGINIKK; encoded by the coding sequence ATGAATATACACGTAATAGGAATAGGATTGATAGGAGGTTCAATGGTATTGGACATAAAAGGTCTGTATCCTGAAGCTAAAATATATGGAATTGATAGTAATGAAAATCATTTACAACAAGCCATTGCTATAGGCGTGATTGATGCAGGAGCTACTTTTGAAAATTTGGCGGAAGCCGATTTTGTAATAGTTTCAGTTCCTGTAGATGTGGCTTTAACAGTTTTGCCAAAAGTGTTGGATGTAATCGGAGAAAAAACAATTGTTTTTGAAGTAGGTTCAACAAAAACACCTATTTGTGAAGCAGTTGCAAATCATCCTAGAAGAAGGAATTTTATTGCTACACATCCTATTGCAGGGACAGAGTTTTCAGGGCCTTCAGCAGCAATAAAAGGATTGTTTCAAGGTAAAACAAATATTATTTGTGAAGTAGAAAAAACGACTTTCAAATTACAAGAAAAAGCATTGCAGCTTTTTACAGCCATGGGAATGAGAATCCGATATATGGATCCAAAATCACATGACAAGCACATAGCTTATGTTTCACATTTGTCTCATATTAGTGCTTTCATGCTTGGGAAAACTGTAATTGATAAAGAAAAAGACGAGCAGGATATATTTGATATGGCAGGTTCTGGTTTTGAAAGTACGGTGCGTTTGGCCAAAAGTTCACCAGCTATGTGGACACCAATTTTTAAACAGAACAAAAAACAAGTTGTAAAAACATTAGAAGAATATATCTCTAATTTGTCCAAATTTAAAGAGTTATTAGAGAACGAAGATTACGATGCTATTTACAACGAAATGCAAAGTGTGAATAAAATAAAAGAAATATTAAACGGAATAAACATTAAAAAATAA
- a CDS encoding bifunctional 3-deoxy-7-phosphoheptulonate synthase/chorismate mutase type II has protein sequence MENKKEMRNWLNEFNLTHPFVIAGPCSAETEEQVLKIAHELKDSDVSVFRAGIWKPRTRPGGFEGVGEIGLKWLKKAKAETGLLMGTEVATAAHCKLALENDIDVLWVGARTTANPFAVQEIADTLKGTDKIVLIKNPVNPDMALWLGGVERLYAAGIKNLGVIHRGFSTYEKTKYRNIPEWQIAIELQNKFPDLPLIIDPSHITGNRDMILEVTQEALDLNYDGMIIETHNDPDNAWSDAAQQVTPDALKQIFKDLKVRKVSGDTADFDQKMTKLRANIDVLDANLLELLGKRMKVADEIGQVKKEANVAVLQNNRWNEIQEKMVIEGAKKGLTEEFIVKLFKGIHQESIEHQEKILNS, from the coding sequence ATGGAAAACAAGAAAGAAATGAGAAATTGGTTGAATGAATTCAATTTGACTCATCCATTTGTGATTGCAGGACCTTGTAGTGCTGAAACAGAAGAACAAGTATTGAAAATAGCTCATGAGTTAAAAGATTCAGATGTAAGTGTATTTAGAGCAGGAATCTGGAAACCAAGAACACGTCCAGGAGGATTTGAAGGTGTAGGTGAAATTGGTTTGAAATGGTTGAAAAAAGCAAAAGCTGAAACAGGATTGCTAATGGGAACGGAAGTTGCTACAGCTGCACACTGTAAATTAGCTTTAGAAAATGATATTGATGTATTATGGGTTGGTGCTCGTACAACTGCAAATCCATTTGCGGTTCAAGAGATTGCTGATACGCTAAAAGGTACAGATAAAATTGTATTGATCAAAAACCCAGTAAATCCTGATATGGCTTTATGGTTAGGTGGTGTGGAACGTTTGTATGCTGCTGGAATCAAAAACTTAGGAGTGATTCACAGAGGTTTTTCTACTTATGAAAAAACTAAATACAGAAATATTCCAGAATGGCAAATTGCTATTGAGTTGCAAAATAAATTCCCTGATTTACCATTAATCATTGATCCATCTCACATTACAGGAAACCGTGATATGATTCTTGAAGTAACGCAAGAGGCATTAGATTTGAATTATGATGGTATGATTATCGAAACACATAATGATCCTGATAATGCATGGTCTGACGCTGCTCAACAAGTAACTCCAGATGCATTGAAACAAATTTTCAAAGATTTGAAAGTTAGAAAAGTAAGTGGTGATACAGCTGATTTTGATCAAAAAATGACAAAATTAAGAGCTAATATCGACGTGTTAGACGCTAATTTATTAGAGTTGCTAGGAAAACGTATGAAAGTAGCTGACGAAATTGGTCAAGTTAAAAAAGAAGCTAATGTTGCAGTTCTTCAAAACAACCGTTGGAATGAAATCCAAGAAAAAATGGTTATTGAAGGTGCTAAAAAAGGATTAACAGAAGAATTTATCGTAAAATTATTCAAAGGAATCCATCAAGAAAGTATTGAACACCAAGAGAAAATATTAAACTCTTAA
- the rsgA gene encoding ribosome small subunit-dependent GTPase A, producing MTGLVYKSTGSWYTVKSESGDFIECRMKGKFRMKGIKSTNPIAVGDVVDYELEETSDAITGTINKIHDRKNYIVRKSVNLSHQMHIIASNIDCVFLLVTINNPPTTFNFIDRFLVTAEAYGIETILVFNKIDTFDDATLDEQLYMQHVYQEIGYKCLRVSSTEMKGVDTLKEMMVGKVSMFSGHSGVGKSTLVNAMEPTLHLKTKTISEASKQGQHTTTFAEMYDLSFDAKIIDTPGIKGFGIVDMEKEEISGYFPEFFKLKGQCKFNNCLHKDEPHCAIKAALEKDEIAWSRYRSYLKILEGDDEHYRTDIHNEDRIISDKTRE from the coding sequence ATGACAGGACTAGTTTACAAATCTACAGGGAGTTGGTACACCGTAAAATCTGAAAGTGGCGATTTTATAGAGTGTCGTATGAAAGGGAAGTTTAGGATGAAGGGCATTAAAAGCACAAATCCAATAGCTGTCGGCGATGTTGTGGATTATGAATTGGAGGAAACATCAGATGCTATTACTGGAACTATTAATAAAATTCATGATAGAAAGAATTATATTGTTCGAAAATCAGTGAATTTATCGCATCAGATGCACATTATTGCTTCAAATATTGATTGCGTTTTTTTGTTAGTTACCATTAATAATCCTCCAACAACTTTTAATTTTATTGATCGATTTCTGGTAACAGCAGAAGCATACGGCATAGAAACTATTTTGGTTTTTAATAAAATAGATACTTTTGATGATGCTACTTTAGATGAACAATTGTATATGCAGCATGTGTATCAAGAAATTGGATATAAATGTCTGCGCGTTTCATCAACTGAAATGAAAGGAGTTGATACCTTGAAAGAAATGATGGTTGGAAAAGTAAGTATGTTTTCTGGACATTCAGGTGTGGGAAAATCTACTTTGGTCAATGCGATGGAACCTACTTTGCATTTAAAAACAAAAACAATTTCTGAGGCCAGTAAGCAAGGGCAACATACTACAACTTTTGCAGAAATGTATGATTTGTCTTTTGACGCTAAAATTATTGATACTCCTGGAATTAAAGGTTTTGGAATTGTTGATATGGAAAAAGAAGAGATAAGTGGCTATTTTCCTGAATTTTTCAAGTTGAAAGGCCAATGTAAATTCAACAATTGTTTGCATAAAGATGAGCCACATTGTGCTATAAAAGCAGCATTGGAAAAAGACGAAATTGCTTGGTCGCGCTACAGAAGTTACCTTAAAATCCTAGAAGGTGATGATGAACATTACCGTACCGATATTCATAATGAAGACCGAATAATTAGCGATAAAACTAGGGAGTAA
- the dtd gene encoding D-aminoacyl-tRNA deacylase — MKTVIQRVSSASVTIDNKIVANIQKGLLVLVGIEDADDQEDINWLCPKIANLRIFGDENEVMNLSVKDIDGEIIVVSQFTLQASTKKGNRPSYIKASKPEVAIPLYENFVKTLEKELDINVQTGVFGADMKVALVNDGPVTILIDTKNRD, encoded by the coding sequence TTGAAAACTGTAATTCAAAGAGTTTCTTCTGCCTCTGTAACTATTGATAATAAAATTGTAGCTAATATTCAAAAAGGATTACTAGTTTTAGTCGGAATTGAAGATGCTGATGATCAAGAAGATATTAATTGGCTTTGCCCCAAAATAGCAAATCTTCGTATTTTTGGCGATGAAAACGAGGTGATGAATCTTTCGGTAAAAGATATTGATGGCGAAATCATTGTTGTTTCACAATTTACACTTCAAGCTTCGACCAAAAAAGGCAATCGACCATCCTATATAAAGGCTTCTAAGCCTGAAGTTGCTATTCCACTTTATGAGAATTTTGTAAAAACATTAGAAAAGGAACTTGACATAAATGTTCAGACTGGTGTTTTTGGTGCTGACATGAAAGTTGCATTAGTCAATGATGGACCAGTAACTATACTAATTGATACTAAAAATAGAGATTAA
- a CDS encoding DUF3857 domain-containing transglutaminase family protein, with amino-acid sequence MGFKYGYLIILLFTTFVFSQKLEYSTLSIPDSLKQNANSVVRLNQIDIGIVSQRNMTVKTKRVVTVLNEKGLGAIDAAESYDKRTTIKAIEATVFDSDGKEIKKIKRKDFKDQSAADGATIFSDNRYLYLDYTPIQYPFTIVYDSEIETSTTAFIPQWFPVTDYFVTVEKSVLNVNYPDNLGFRKMEFNFSNFKIKKTTDTATQLSYIATNILAQKNEDYSPAFSTIFPKVMMGLELFHLEGVDGKAKTWKEFGQWWFDEILAGTEVIPEETKAKMKLLVGEEKDPIKKAKLIYDYVQKKVRYVSIQEGIGGWKPMPAADVDRLGYGDCKALTNYTKALLTAVDVPSYYTKLYGSNYKTDIISDFVSQQGNHIILAIPIGNGYTWLECTSQDDPFGYQGTFTDDRTVLVVKPSGGEIVRTNVYHDEGNTQQDWGTYTLSTNGDLSGKITIVSQGSQYSRKAPIQNWNPIEKESHYKAYWDNINNLKLGKIIFSDDKENIKLAENIEINAVNYGIISNGKMMFAVNVFNQYTGSIKRIRNRKNPFEIQRGYVDTDEINIVLPHGFSIEFLPANFELNSKYGAYKTEIIKKDASNLIYKRTLFVKKGLYSNKEYDEYRLFMEQISKNDNAKIILTLN; translated from the coding sequence ATGGGATTTAAATATGGTTATCTTATAATATTGTTATTCACAACTTTTGTTTTCTCACAAAAACTAGAATATTCAACTTTATCAATTCCAGACAGCTTAAAGCAAAATGCCAATTCTGTTGTCCGTTTGAACCAAATTGATATTGGTATTGTTTCACAAAGAAACATGACAGTCAAGACTAAAAGAGTTGTTACGGTCCTTAATGAAAAAGGACTCGGTGCTATAGATGCTGCCGAAAGTTATGACAAAAGAACAACTATTAAAGCTATTGAGGCAACGGTTTTTGACTCTGACGGAAAAGAAATTAAAAAAATTAAGCGAAAGGATTTTAAAGATCAAAGCGCTGCGGATGGTGCCACCATATTTTCGGATAATCGCTATCTGTATTTAGACTACACACCTATTCAGTATCCATTTACAATAGTTTATGATAGTGAAATTGAAACTTCTACAACTGCTTTTATACCACAATGGTTTCCTGTAACAGATTATTTTGTAACTGTTGAAAAAAGTGTTTTGAATGTCAATTATCCCGATAATTTGGGTTTTAGAAAAATGGAATTCAACTTTTCAAACTTTAAAATAAAAAAAACGACTGATACAGCTACACAACTATCTTACATAGCAACTAATATTCTAGCGCAGAAAAACGAAGACTACAGCCCTGCTTTTAGTACTATTTTTCCAAAAGTAATGATGGGACTTGAGCTTTTTCATCTAGAAGGAGTTGATGGAAAAGCAAAAACTTGGAAAGAATTTGGACAATGGTGGTTTGATGAAATTTTAGCAGGAACGGAAGTAATTCCTGAAGAAACTAAAGCCAAAATGAAACTTTTGGTAGGGGAAGAAAAAGATCCGATTAAAAAAGCAAAATTGATCTATGATTATGTTCAAAAGAAAGTTAGATATGTCAGTATTCAAGAAGGTATCGGAGGGTGGAAGCCAATGCCAGCAGCTGATGTAGATCGATTAGGGTATGGAGATTGCAAAGCTTTGACAAATTATACTAAGGCATTACTTACTGCTGTAGATGTGCCGTCTTATTATACTAAATTATACGGAAGTAATTATAAAACGGATATTATTTCTGATTTTGTTTCGCAACAAGGGAATCATATTATTTTGGCTATTCCTATAGGTAACGGATATACTTGGCTAGAATGTACGAGTCAAGATGACCCTTTTGGTTATCAAGGGACTTTTACAGACGACAGAACCGTTTTAGTAGTTAAGCCAAGCGGAGGAGAAATTGTTCGAACAAATGTATACCATGATGAAGGAAATACGCAACAAGATTGGGGTACCTATACTTTGTCTACAAATGGGGATTTGTCTGGAAAAATTACTATTGTTTCTCAAGGTTCACAATATAGCAGAAAAGCACCTATTCAAAATTGGAATCCAATAGAGAAAGAGTCTCATTATAAAGCTTATTGGGATAACATAAATAACTTGAAATTAGGAAAGATAATCTTTTCTGATGATAAGGAAAATATAAAATTAGCAGAAAATATTGAAATAAATGCGGTAAATTATGGAATAATTTCTAACGGAAAAATGATGTTTGCTGTAAATGTTTTTAATCAATATACAGGGAGTATAAAAAGAATTAGAAACCGTAAAAATCCTTTTGAAATACAAAGAGGTTATGTAGATACCGATGAGATAAATATTGTGCTTCCGCATGGATTTTCTATTGAATTTTTACCTGCTAATTTTGAACTTAACAGTAAATACGGAGCATATAAAACGGAGATTATAAAAAAAGACGCTTCCAATTTGATATACAAGAGGACTTTATTCGTAAAAAAGGGATTGTATTCAAACAAAGAATACGATGAATACCGCCTTTTTATGGAGCAAATTTCAAAAAACGACAATGCCAAAATTATTCTAACCTTAAATTAA